Part of the Pyricularia oryzae 70-15 chromosome 3, whole genome shotgun sequence genome, GCGAGTGTGTCAAGCAGACGTAGGTGATGAGCTGCTGCGTCTCGACGTTGGCAACAACGCCGACGAGCAAAAGAAACTCGGAGAATGCAGTCCGCAGCCATAGCCACGAAATCACCACAGACAAGATGATTGCTCCCATCGGATCAACCCACCAGATGAGCTTGGAGCCGCCGATCGAGGTTAGGATACCGAAACCGTTGACAAATAGATCGTTGCGGTGATCTTGCCACAGGATTCGAATCTGCGAGTAACGGTTGCGCAGGGCCCACGTGTACAGGAACAAGGCGAATTTGGTGCCGAAAGCCACACAGACCGCGATTACCGAAGGCAGGTGGAAGCTGTTTCTGTCGTCAGATCCCATGCGCTCGGAGAGCTCCCGGGTCGAAAATGCAATCAAAATCAACGACACCGAGATCATCAGGAAGCAAAAGATGATGTTTCCAACCGTCTCGAGGCGCGCCTTGCCCGACGGGAACCGCGATGGATCGACATGGCGGACGGCTCGGGCGGATAGGATCAGCGTAAGGTTGCTCAGCGGATCAAAGACGGAATCCGCCATGGTGGTGAAGAGAGAGAGTGATCCGGATGAGATGGCGGCGTAGGCTTGGAGTATCGCAAGAATTATATTGGCGATGAAGGAGCCCCAAACGCCAATCTGGAACTGCAGCAGCTCCTCTCCAGCCTCTTGGCGCGCATCAGCTCGGTGGTCTTCTACAGACTTGAGCATGCGCTCGATGGTAGCATTCTGTTTTTCGTAGAAGCCCTCGACGCGACGTGCCTGAATGTCTGATTGTATGGGGCGTGGGACGCATTTGCTCAGGATTCCTCCGTGCGGGGTCTTGCTAGTCCGTGTCGCACCACCCGCCGGCGAATCCGTTGGCCTCCGCGACCGAAGCTTTCTCGAGGTGTTAGCTTTGATCTGCTCGAGGTCGGAGGGCGTCTTGTAGGCAAGCGACAGGCCGTAAGGATCACTCTCAGATGTATGTCGCGGAATCTGGCCGCCATTGGCGATTGTGACTTGGCTCTCGACATCAGCACTGTTTAGGTTTGCAGGATGCCTGGCAAACGCCACTGCTCCGTCATTTCTGCTGGAGTCCAAGCCATCGTCTAGCTCTACAGAGGTACTGTTGGCATTCTGCTCGTTGACGCCTTGTCGGTGAGAGCCGGCAAATGGACTTGCAGAATGCGCTCGCGAAGGCAAGCTGAACGCATGTGGATGGTGAGTGATGGAACGGGAAACGTCCGGATCCATCGTTGCTGGCAACCCGGTTGTATGAAGTTAAATGGGTGTGTCTTGTTTGAGCCCGGAAAGCTGTGCGACAGGAGATTAAATCCCACTGATGGCTGGCGGGTGGCGGAACTGATAGACCGGTTGCGTAGCTTGCTGACCGGGGTTGGCAGGATTTTAAAAAGAATCCAGTAGCTCTCCTTCGCACATGCCTTGATGGCGGTCTGCCGCAGATGGCGACCAACTAACTCACCTTACCTCGCTtatttctagttctagttctaggtcgGGCTATCTTGAGAATTAAAAGCTAAAATCGGTTTTTTGTTGAGTCTTCATCATCCATAAACTAACTCGCCGACGAGGCTCCCGCATTGGCAAGGAAGTAGCTTGCTTGAGCTCGATTTGAGCTTGCCAAGCTTCTTGGGCCTTGCTGAGGGCAATTCTAGCCGGCCTTTCCAAGGCATGCCCACTCCTTTTGGAATTGATCCACAACGTCCCTACCGGTCTTGCGTGCAAAAAAGCAACCTTGTACAGTAACTATGCTGATCTTCTGAAATCGACGTTGTGCCGGATTGGGGCAAGCGGCTACCTGCCTATAATGATAAGTTGTGTTTATGGATGTCAGCATTGATACCGTTTGACGTATTGTTGATGCTCGTACCTCCTATAACCTCCTGTCAATCAATCACGAGATCGAATGTTTGTGAAAATGATAAAAGACAATCCAAACTTTCAACTGTTCTATTATAACCAGCCCTATATTGCTGAACATTCGGGTGGCTGTTGCGGGAGTGTTGAGATGCGATCATCAGACAGATGATTCGGATGCAAGCTTAACCTTTTGCAGATTCATCTTTCGTATTTTGCATGAATGTTGTACTTTGCAAGGACAACAGACGAGACGCAAAAGTTCCCTCTTAGTTTTAggtacttacctacctaggtaaggtaggtacctaggtggaGGTACATTACCTACCGCGTACCCACGGATAGCTGGCTAGCTTGCGAGGAACCTCTTGTTGAATAGAACATAAGCACCTCCGGGGTTAGGGCTATTGACGAAGTGCTGGCATGCCGTTTGGGTCGTGGAAGGCCGATGCAACAAAGTTAGGGCAAGCCGATTTGGATAAGGTGCAAGGAATACATGCGACTTATTAACATTGATCAATTCCAGTTGGAATTGTATTCATATCAACACGTCTCGGCCGTGCTGTTCAGTTTCAGTAGCACTGAAATCATTGGCAGCACCCACTCACAGGCGTCATAGATTAAACCGTTCAAGTCTCCCTGACACGACAGAGCAGAGCTGTATTTTAAATTATACAGGTGGGTGGCAGGACACACTGGCCATTAGTACTtaaggtaagtaggtaggtaaggtatatACCAAAATCGAAATATACAAGAAAGTAACGTCACTGGTTTGAACATCTCGCATTTACCCGGCATTAAGCATAATGGCAGTGATCGCGGCCCAATGGATACTGACTCAAAATGTATAGGATAATGTCGGCAAGCATGGCTGACATTGAAGAACATGAGAACATTTGATGATGCGATAGGGAAGTTCATAGATGTGGCAAATAGCACCAACGTGCTTGTTTATATTAATGAGATCGGCTACTGCCATGCCATTCTTGGTTGCCAACTTGGACACACAACGGCTTCTATAAGGGAGCGTTAATCTTCTTCCTCCATTTCCACCCCAATGCCACAAGCTCTCCTCATCTAAGGGGTCAGACCGCAGCCAAGAGCCTTGTTGCAGCTGCTCTCGATGCAAGAATTAAAGCCAGTGCCCTTGCTGTTGAAGCAGTCCTGGCGGCATAAGACACACTATATAATCGTCGATCATTTGTCAGTTTGCTGTTCTGCGTAGTCTAAAACTTTGAAGACtagttcttttttctttctttgtttgtTCTAGTCTTGTGGGAGAAGAATACATACCTCAGTTCGAACAGCCTGGCGGGCCTCGAGCGAAGAAGAGTCGACAGCCggggcggcgagggcgacgCTGGCAAAGAGGGCGACGAGGATGGTGGAGAACTGCATTTTTGCTTGTTTTTGTtgatgaaaaaaaatagtATCAAAGAGCTTCAACCGGTGAAGATGatgaaaaaagcaaaaaagacaagtCTAGCTTGTTGAGAGGAGAATGTTTGTGTCGAGGAAGAAGTGAAGACGTTTGTGTGATGAAGAAAGGgtacaaacaaaaaagattCTTAGCAGTGACGGCCAGCTCCTCTTATAGATTTTGGATAACAGCCCTCGTCAAATAGTGCCAAGATACTCACAGACTCGAGGTCCCCCTACAAAGAAACACAGACGTAACATCATGACTTGTAGGAGTAAATTTAGATATTGGTTTTACATATTCGGTGGACCAAACCAATATTGCTCAATACTCATCGATGCCCCGGCGAAACAGTTTCAGCTGGGTAGTATTTATTTTAAGTCCCGGTGGATCGCCTCGAGTGTTTTCGGTGCATATCCTTGCCCATGTTTCTTTCCATATTCGGCCAGAGGATGTTAATGAGTTCCTCTTGGGCAATGGAGCTGTCGCTGGGCCACGACGGTTATTATTACGATTGCAAACCCATTATAGTTTGTTGCTTTTGGCCCTTGCGATAACTTTGACGAGAAATGCTAGATCTGGATCAAAACTATTGTTTATTCACCGCGCTTTGAAATCAATCATCCAATATTACATATTGACAGCTTGTCAGAGCTCAAAGTTTGCGAGTCAGAACCTGGCTTGCCATGGCTTCAGAGTATACCACAACCCTTGGTATGGTTTCGCAATCAACCCTGTGACGGAGTCGATGGGCTGTATAAGTCAATGCATAATCAAAGTGTGGGGAGATAGACGCATCTTCCGATATGCCAAGTGGAAACTGCGCGGCTAGCAAGGTTGGTTGAGCAAAGCGACCGCCGGGCAGGTTAAGCTTAAAAAGAATGAACCAAAGATGGTTAAATAGTTGCAGGAGACGACGGATGGAGAGAAAAGACCCACGTTGTAATTACTCCGTGGGCGGCCGGGGATGTCAAtggatacctacctattcaTGTCCGAGTTAAGCGAGATTATAAAACATTGTAAAACTTTATACTCGGGAATGAGTCTCTCGGGGACTTGGCACATGATTTTCTTCCCGAAGGACGCATCGATGATCATCAGTCTTGTCGATATTTGGACACTTTTTCCATCTCAAAAGCCGATCCACTCCTCGAATTGATCTAACCTACCAGGCTAGTATTCAGTACTGGTGAGTTGGGCGTGTTTTTCGTGCCCAACATCGCTGCTATAGTATTTAGATTGTCGCAGGTCTCCCTGCCCGAACAAAGCATACCAATATCCTCTTCTGGTCCTGTTGACCCACTGAGATTCCGCAGCGGCGCGAGATGTCGAATCAGGATCAAGAAGTGCTGCAAGCGCATGTCCATTTTGCCCGCAGAGATAGACACTCTGACAATGACCATTACAGGTTCTGTTTGTTGTTGGGCGACGTTTCCCAGGCTAAGCCGCATGCTCCCTATGCGAGTGTCATTTTCTAAAGGATCACAGCGTATAGTCGGTCCAACGGGAAGCCGACCAAATCATCAGAGCCTGACAAGACAGACGGCCTTGTTCTGTGACCAGGAAatgcccgagtccggcttgCCAAATGCCTACCATTGATGTCCCGGATCTGGTGGTAAATTTTGCTATGTTGAATCCCATTGGATTGACACTCATTGACTGGACTATATGCCTCGCTGTCAATTGGGTAGTTATGGTGCTAGAGCTTGGCTGCAGTACTGGATGCAGTTTGGTCTTGACACACGTTGGACCTTGCCCAAATTTATCACCACTCAATCGAAGGAAACACGATGTTACAACCAAGTGGACCTGAGAGGCCCTGGGTGCCTAGTCATGGTGTGGCAACCCAGTGAGCCCCGTCTGTCTCCGAGGTATTGGGAAGCGGGAAGACGGGCAAAAGTACCAGCCCGAACCTGTTACTGGGTTCGGGACCCGCTCGACCATACAATATCCTCTCAGGATGACCATCGCTACTTTCAAGGTGTGAGCACCCTAGGGTATGTATGTAGTAGGTATGGACACTTAGCCGTAACTAACATGACCTTACCAGCTACAAGACAATCGCCAGTAAGCTCCATTAGCACAGTACGTTGGTTGATTGGGGGCTGCTTGCATAAAAAATGGCCGGCATCTTCTTTCTCAAGTCTACCACCTTCTTTGACGCCAACCTCCAGTCCCTCTCGTCCATAGACACGGGGGAGATCAACCTTGTCTGTCTTTATGGACGTCCTCTTACAGGGCTTTCGGTATAGACGTGAAATGTCATTCTGAAAAGCTAGTCTCGATTTCGCTCTGAAGACTAGACGTACGAATGTTCTCAGGCTTCTTTCCATAATCCCGTTTGCATGACCTGTATTTTACAAATGACACCTGGGAAAAGCTGACGCCGGCAGCCAAGCTCAAGATATCTACAAGATCATACCACCGTTGGCACAGACGACCTGACCTGTACACCAAGCGGCGTCAGGCGTACACAGCATGCCGACGATGCCAGCAACCTCGCTCGGGTAGGCAGgcctgccgccgctggtctTGGCATCCTCGACCAGCTCCTGGGCGTCGATGCCCTCCCTCGGCCTCATCAGGGGCGTGTGGTCGATCCAGCCCTTGATCTGCGCCTTGAACTCGTCCGTGTTGGACGCGTACATGGGCCCCAGCACGGGACCCGGGTTGACAGCGTTGACGGTGCAGCGCTCCGAGAGCTCGCGGGCCCAGGTGCGCGTCATGGCCTCGAGGGCGGCCTTGGTGCCGCCGTAGACGCTCTGGCCCACGAAGCCCGTGGCGCTGGACACCGACGACAGGTTGACGACGCGCCCGGAGCGGTCGGTCGGCAGGTACGGCTCCGCGGCCTGCATGAGCAGCAGCGGGCCGAGCACGTTGACGCGGTACGTCTTCTCGAACTGCTCCGTGGTGAGGTCTGGGAGCTTGTCGTTGAGCGCGATGCCGGCGTTGTTGACGATGATGTCGATCTGGAACGGCCGGTCGCTGTTTGTCGAGGCGAACTGTTCCTTGGTGAGCTTGATCAGCTCGGCGGGACCACCCGGTGTGCCGAGGTCGGCCTGCACGATGTAGGTCTTGATGCCGTGTTGGCTGGTCAGGCTGTCGGAGAGCTCCTTGGTGATGGACtgagacgacgaggatgtgTAGTTGAGAATCACATCACTGCCCTTTGCAGCCAGGTTGGCAGCGATGGCGGCTCCGATACCTGGCCTGTAGATTAGTAGCTGTACCTTTGAGACTCCCCTATGAGTGTTCCGTAAAGGGGGTAGCATGGAATGAGGCTTTTACCTCGGGACGACCCCGTCACCAAGGCCAGCTTTCCCTTCAGTATGCCTGCCATGACTGCTGAATATCCCCGTTGACCTAGTGATGAGTGGTGTGAGACAAAGATGTCTATCTCTCTGATGGATAACCAAGGGCACTGGAAGTAGCACTTGGATGAGGGACGGGATGAACGATTGTATGGTATTTGGGAGGGTGAAGACTATAAAGATCTAGCAACGAGGAAGAATGCCCTCGACATTCCAGACGGCATACAAGCTCATTTATGTACACGATGCCCTCCGCAATTATCCACCAGCCTATACGCGACGAGACGGTCGCACCCGATGGGAGGAGGGCACATGAGGTAGTCTAGTCGATGGAGTTTGGGCGCTCTCAGAGGCCCGGAGTGCCCCGCATTCGCATACCGTTCAAGCTTCAATGCCCCGCGGTTGGGTTAGCTGGGCCTGGCCGAGCTCCACAGCTGTTTGAGCGCTCGGCCGATTTCAGGCCGACATCCGACTTTGTGAAAAGGTGGCGGACCCCTGTTCAATTTCGACGCTTGCCAAGCCCAAAGGCCATTGTCGGAGACTTGCAGGCGTGCCGTTCAGAGCTCGAACAGCATTTTTGGAGCTCCACGAAACGAAGCTATCGCCAATCCTGTCTGTCTGCAATCATTGTCCAGGCGTAGATTTGCAGCTCGCGAAAACCACACGAGCTAAGAACAATCGGCTTCAACTCGATTGTGCCCTAGATTTAGCCTTTCGCACATTTCATCACCTTGGTGTATAGTGTGCAAACCAAACCAGACAAGACCCCGCCACGGTCACCAAAAATCAAAGTCATCGACGACAGCCTCCGATTATCACCTCACAAACCGCAAGTGTCTGCGTCAGGACAGCCTGCTGCACCTCGGTCAAAATGGATATCCGCGTCATCCGGTCCAGCGACATTCCGCTGATACAGCACGCCAACCTCGAGAACCTCCCGGAGAACTACTTTCTTAAATACTACCTCTACCACGCGCTCTCATGGCCGCAACTATCATACGTCGCCGTCGACGTCTCACGGCCCAAGAAGACGCCATACGACTACCCCAAGATCGTAGGCTACGTCCTCGCAAAGATGGAGGAGGACCCCTCGGACGGCATCCCCCACGGCCACATCACCAGCCTGAGCGTGATGCGCACGCATAGGAGGTTGGGTATCGCCGAGAAGCTGATGAGGCAAAGCCGTGAGTTGATGCAGGGTTCCATGTTTATGCACCATTGAAACTGACGTGGGTTTGACTGGGGGGAAACAACAGAACAGGCAATGGTCGAGACCTTTGGCGCGCGCTACGTCTCCCTGCACGTGCGTGTCTCCAACCAGGCCGCGATCCACCTGTATCGCGACACCCTGGGCTTCAAGAACGAGAAGACGGAGAACAAGTACTACgccgacggcgaggacgCCTACTGCATGAAGCTGGACCTCGACTTCATCCGGGACCAGCTGCGCGAGGAgacggaggaggagggcgaCGGCGAGGCTCAGGACGAGGGTGAGGCCGTCGGCGACGTTGGCAAGGACCCCAAGACggccaagaagggcaaggctggcgaggacaaggacaagatgAGGAAGGTCAAGGTCGGGAGGGCGTTGGGGGTGGGTGAGCTGGTCGAGAGGGTGGAGAGTAAATAGAGGGCTGGGGCTGCTTTGGATGGGTATGCTGAGACTTTTTGACCGTGCTCTGGTACCTTTCATGGGATCATAGCGGTTTGTTTCAGCCTTCCCTGGACGGATCTCTTGAGCCTCAATGGTATCACTTGCGACATGGCCGTACCCAGTGGCAAGAAATAGATCGACAAAAATACGCCACAATTTGGTGAACAAGAACCTAGGCAAAAGCAACATATCGGGAAACCCCTCCGCTCCAACGTTCATCTGACTTATCGCCAACAGGTTCATGAGGAAACAAATGCGAGTGCAATTAACATATGCAAAAGTAATACCGACTTCTATCGCCCGACATGGATAGACCGcaacaaaaatacaaaaacatacaacaccgagTTCACCCACCTGAGTAACTACCCGTAGTTGGGCCCTCGCTATATAGACACGAGGAGAAAAACTAATGATTTTTGGAATCCGCGGCGTCCAGAAAACGGACGCCTCTGCTCCCCTTTCCCACCCGCCAAATCTCCGCTTGCCGTCTCATTGAATTATTACATTAATTAACGTTTTCCTTCAACTAAACCCACACGACCCACATTTCTACGGCTATCTGTCGTCTGGAGCTACTGCGTCACTACCCTGCCAGATGCAGAATTCCAACGCTCCATCACAACTGAGATCTCGGCTGTTGCCATCTTCATCCGAGAGTAAGAATTGTGTGATCAGCCTTACCAGCCCCAGTTTTGTTCATCCCGTACTGTATTCCAAGGGGAGTTGATCAAGTTGATCAAATAAAATAGTCTGGAATCATCCAAAACATTAATCTGGGTCTATAACTCTATAGCTTGTCTAAAGTCTACAGCTGGTTTGCATCTCTAAACTTTTTTCATGatcaacccccccccccctttttttttttaaactgCACTTGGAACATTCCGTGGGATGGCCTTCACCCAGAGTGGCCTCTTCTTCCGAATGATGCGGATATGCTCAGCTCCGTTGGCCGTTTTCCAGTCGAGCGACCTGTCTGAAAGTTCAAAGTCAAAGTTCCAGAGCAGAGCGACAAAGGCCATGCCGACCTCGTGACGAACGAAGCTGTTGAAGGGGCGAGAAATGGACAGGTCAGCAAGGCAGAAGGGAAAGAAGCAAGGGGGCATGGCGTTTACTTACCGCTGGCCAATGCAGTCGAGGCTGCCTTTGGAGAAGGGACGGAATACACCTCTTTTATCCGACTCGTACTTGGCTGGTCGCTCGCTGGCCATCCACCGCTCGGGGACGAAGGTGTCTGGGTCGCTAAAGTTTTGTGCCCAGTGGCCGGCGGTATAGTGAGGTATACCACACGAGGTCTTTTGGAGAAGCCAGTCAGTCGATTGGTGGCAAGATgagaaaataaataaaataaaatacttACACCTCCAGGCAGCCAGTAGCCATCTACCCACGCGCCTCCCTCTGGCACAATGCGCGGTATAGTTGTGGCAAAGGGCGTGTCCAGCCGGAGGGCCTCGAGCATGACGGCCTCCATGTAGGGGATCTTTTCCACATTGGCGGCCGTAAAGTCGGCGGGACCGTTGATGATGCCCGACTCGCGGACGTCACGACACAGACGCTCGTAGCAGCGCGGGTTGCTGAGGAGGTTCCACAGCATGGCGGTCATGAGGATCGGGGTGGCCTCGGCGCCCGACAGGACCAAGATGGAGGCGACGTCGAGGGCCTCGTGGCGGCTGATGGGGTCCTTTGTGTTTTGCATGCCGCGGTAGACGGTGGCCATGATGTCGGTGCGCTTCTCGTCGTGGACCGTCTCGAGCCAGCGCGAGGCCGAGTCGTCAGACATCTCGCGCAGCGAGTTCCACAGGCGCATCCACGGCAGCTTGCGCGCGACGTCGTACAGGCCCTGCGTCGCCGGGAAACGCAGGAGGATCTGCATGATGGAGAGGCAGGGGGCGCCCAGCTCGGCGGCCCGCAGGTACTGATGGTCCTTTTCCTGGTCGAGGCAGCCAAAATTCTCGCCGAAGCTGAGCGCACCCATAACGTCAAAAGTGAACCAGACAAACATGCGCTCAATGTTGAGCTCTGCGCCGTTCTTGGCGGCGATGTGGCTCGTCAGCTTGCCCAGCCACGAGTTGACGAGCGACTCGTGCAGCAGGTAGGTCTTGTTGGAAAAGGCCGGCATCATGAGCTTGCGGATCGAGTGGTGCTCGCTCTTCTCGAGCGAGATGAAGCTCTTGCTCCCCGTGGTCTGCAGCTGCGAGACGATGAAGAAGTGGGGGTCGCGCATAAACTGCTGCGAGCCGCCGCCGATGGCATcccaggccgccgccgacgagtTTGACACCTCGTCCGGTCCCACGCGCACAATCGGGCCATACTTCTCGTGGAGCTGAACGAGGTCGGTGTGGTGGCAGCCTTTGTGGTGCTGCCGCCAGAGGCGCGGGAACCACGATGCGGCGTAGAGCTTGGGGCCCGGGACCTTGGCGAGCGGGTGCAAGTACAGGTTATAAACTATGCGGGCGATCCGATACAGGACGAACTAGACCGTCTGTtagtttttttgtttttttgtttttttgtagaACAGATGAGTTTGTTTGCTTGACCAGATGGTTCTTTCTAGCTCAAAGTCAAACAGGGCCAAAGTTTGAACAGCTTAGCTTACCCCTATTGTAATGTAAACCAATGAAATCATGGTGCCTGGGGAGAGTGGTCAACTTTAATCAGTAGACTGAATCTTGTTTTGTGATCAACTTGCACTTGATAAAATATtaatgttttttttggtacaaGTTGCCGATGAGCAAGAAGAGCAAGAACATTGCCGTGTGATGCTCAGTTGAGCACTGCAGCTTCTATAaccaccaacaagaaaagtgGCATCTCTCTTATCCCAACCAAACCATTATCACCAGAGCCTCTCTGGCAATAGTCAGTTCTCCTTCAAATAAATGGAACCCTGTCACAGTCAAGTCTACATGACTACGCGGAGAACGTAACCATCTATGGTTAAAGAAAAGTTTATCAAGTCA contains:
- a CDS encoding cation diffusion facilitator 1 translates to MDPDVSRSITHHPHAFSLPSRAHSASPFAGSHRQGVNEQNANSTSVELDDGLDSSRNDGAVAFARHPANLNSADVESQVTIANGGQIPRHTSESDPYGLSLAYKTPSDLEQIKANTSRKLRSRRPTDSPAGGATRTSKTPHGGILSKCVPRPIQSDIQARRVEGFYEKQNATIERMLKSVEDHRADARQEAGEELLQFQIGVWGSFIANIILAILQAYAAISSGSLSLFTTMADSVFDPLSNLTLILSARAVRHVDPSRFPSGKARLETVGNIIFCFLMISVSLILIAFSTRELSERMGSDDRNSFHLPSVIAVCVAFGTKFALFLYTWALRNRYSQIRILWQDHRNDLFVNGFGILTSIGGSKLIWWVDPMGAIILSVVISWLWLRTAFSEFLLLVGVVANVETQQLITYVCLTHSPLIQQIDTVRVYHSGPRLIAEVDIVMAAETSLQVLHDVAEDLQIKLESLPDVERAYVHVDYETTHKPEHGYKKDI
- a CDS encoding 3-oxoacyl-[acyl-carrier-protein] reductase, with translation MAGILKGKLALVTGSSRGIGAAIAANLAAKGSDVILNYTSSSSQSITKELSDSLTSQHGIKTYIVQADLGTPGGPAELIKLTKEQFASTNSDRPFQIDIIVNNAGIALNDKLPDLTTEQFEKTYRVNVLGPLLLMQAAEPYLPTDRSGRVVNLSSVSSATGFVGQSVYGGTKAALEAMTRTWARELSERCTVNAVNPGPVLGPMYASNTDEFKAQIKGWIDHTPLMRPREGIDAQELVEDAKTSGGRPAYPSEVAGIVGMLCTPDAAWCTGQVVCANGGMILSCKRDYGKKPENIPGKVIEAYSPVNECQSNGIQHSKIYHQIRDINENDTRIGSMRLSLGNVAQQQTEPVMVIVRVSISAGKMDMRLQHFLILIRHLAPLRNLSGSTGPEEDIGRYPLTSPAAHGVITTPSTPSQG
- a CDS encoding N-terminal acetyltransferase A complex catalytic subunit ard1 — its product is MDIRVIRSSDIPLIQHANLENLPENYFLKYYLYHALSWPQLSYVAVDVSRPKKTPYDYPKIVGYVLAKMEEDPSDGIPHGHITSLSVMRTHRRLGIAEKLMRQSQQAMVETFGARYVSLHVRVSNQAAIHLYRDTLGFKNEKTENKYYADGEDAYCMKLDLDFIRDQLREETEEEGDGEAQDEGEAVGDVGKDPKTAKKGKAGEDKDKMRKVKVGRALGVGELVERVESK
- a CDS encoding averantin oxidoreductase, producing MISLVYITIGFVLYRIARIVYNLYLHPLAKVPGPKLYAASWFPRLWRQHHKGCHHTDLVQLHEKYGPIVRVGPDEVSNSSAAAWDAIGGGSQQFMRDPHFFIVSQLQTTGSKSFISLEKSEHHSIRKLMMPAFSNKTYLLHESLVNSWLGKLTSHIAAKNGAELNIERMFVWFTFDVMGALSFGENFGCLDQEKDHQYLRAAELGAPCLSIMQILLRFPATQGLYDVARKLPWMRLWNSLREMSDDSASRWLETVHDEKRTDIMATVYRGMQNTKDPISRHEALDVASILVLSGAEATPILMTAMLWNLLSNPRCYERLCRDVRESGIINGPADFTAANVEKIPYMEAVMLEALRLDTPFATTIPRIVPEGGAWVDGYWLPGGTSCGIPHYTAGHWAQNFSDPDTFVPERWMASERPAKYESDKRGVFRPFSKGSLDCIGQRFVRHEVGMAFVALLWNFDFELSDRSLDWKTANGAEHIRIIRKKRPLWVKAIPRNVPSAV